The proteins below come from a single Mytilus edulis chromosome 5, xbMytEdul2.2, whole genome shotgun sequence genomic window:
- the LOC139523277 gene encoding malonate--CoA ligase ACSF3, mitochondrial-like, whose protein sequence is MLVRRIYSIVKISGSFRSLTSVSQVTKTISSNICRRCFHRYYSVQATQDLPQPVFLQAEKYPNKVAIIDQHGSFKYQDLLHYSKTLSQEIIDQVNGNSKHKTLPENTHVAFLCDNDVSYVVAQWATWMAGGVAVPLCKSHPQNELEYVIQDAQCSIVLTTADHLYKIEPITKKLSIPLRVLEKENYTGYYEADQNAWFIDRQTSLDCKNLVKHNRYKNQSSLIIYTSGTTGRPKGVVLTFGNIHCNITGMMSAWEWTSNDVILHVLPLHHVHGVVNALMVPLYCGATCVMLPKFDEKVVWEKLAVKRKTGIDITIFMAVPTIYAKLIEYYEKSEEENQLASQFLSASLENIRLMVSGSAALPRTIMDKWKVISGHTLLERYGMTELGMVLTNPLHGERIPGAVGHPFPGVRVAISKPNVYSTNSYDVIAKGNSTNTNVTKGMEGEQGELLVKGPTVFKEYWKNPTATKSSFTKDGWFKTGDTAVYTDGVYRIMGRTSVDIIKSGGYKISALDIERHLLEHPDISECVVVGLPDITWGQKVAAVIVTKSNHNLKLFDLKTWCQDKLPSYQIPSELKNVSEIPKNAMGKVNKKEIVKRLFNGRKV, encoded by the exons aTGTTAGTCAGAAGAATTTATTCTATTGTGAAGATCAGTGGTTCATTCAGATCACTTACATCTGTGTCACAAGTAACGAAGACAATAAGCTCAAATATTTGTAGAAGATGTTTTCACAGGTATTACAGTGTCCAAGCCACACAAGATCTGCCACAGCCTGTCTTTCTTCAGGCAGAGAAGTATCCAAACAAAGTTGCGATAATAGACCAACATGGTAGCTTTAAATACCAGGATCTTTTACATTATAGTAAAACACTTTCACAGGAAATTATAGATCAAGTCAATGGTAATAGCAAGCATAAAACTCTTCCAGAAAATACCCATGTGGCATTCCTATGTGACAATGATGTATCTTATGTTGTGGCACAATGGGCCACATGGATGGCAGGAGGTGTGGCAGTTCCACTTTGTAAAAGTCATCCACAAAATGAATTAGAATATGTTATCCAAGATGCACAATGTTCAATAGTTTTAACCACAGCAGACCACCTTTATAAAATAGAAcctataacaaaaaaattaagcattcCACTCAGAGTATTAGAGAAGGAAAACTATACTGGATATTATGAAGCTGATCAGAATGCTTGGTTTATTGATAGACAAACAAGTTTAGATTGTAAAAATCTGGTCAAACATAACCGCTATAAAAACCAGTCAAGCTTGATTATATATACTAGTGGAACCACAGGGAGACCTAAG GGTGTGGTACTGACATTTGGAAATATTCACTGTAACATTACAGGAATGATGTCAGCTTGGGAATGGACGTCTAACGATgtgatattacatgtattaccctTGCATCATGTGCATGGTGTAGTTAATGCATTAATGGTACCATTATACTGTGGGGCAACATGTGTTATGTTGCCCAAGTTTGATGAAAAAGTG GTTTGGGAGAAACTTGCAGTGAAAAGAAAGACAGGGATAGACATCACTATTTTTATGGCTGTGCCAACAATTTATGCCAAGTTGATAGAATACTATGAAAAAAGTGAAGAGGAGAACCAACTAGCTTCTCAGTTCCTGTCTGCCTCACTAGAAAATATAAG GTTAATGGTATCAGGGTCAGCTGCCTTACCAAGGACAATTATGGACAAGTGGAAGGTGATTAGTGGACATACATTACTGGAGAGATATGGGATGACTGAGCTGGGCATGGTGCTCACGAATCCATTACATGGAGAACGAATTCCTG GAGCAGTAGGCCATCCATTTCCTGGTGTGAGGGTAGCCATTAGTAAACCTAATGTTTATAGTACTAACAGTTATGATGTCATAGCTAAAGGAAACTCCACCAATACAAATGTGACTAAAG GAATGGAAGGTGAGCAGGGAGAGTTATTAGTAAAAGGACCAACAGTTTTCAAGGAGTATTGGAAGAATCCGACCGCTACTAAATCTAGCTTTACTAAAGATGGCTGGTTTAAAACAG GTGATACTGCAGTCTACACAGATGGTGTATACAGAATCATGGGAAGGACCTCTGTTGATATTATCAAAAGTGGCGGGTATAAAATCAGTGCTTTAGACATAGAACGCCATCTACTGGAGCATCCAGATATTTCAGAATGTGTAGTGGTGGGTCTACCTGACATTACCTGGGGTCAGAAAGTGGCAGCAGTTATAGTGACTAAATCAAATCACAATTTAAAACTCTTTGATTTAAAAACCTGGTGTCAAGATAAACTTCCTTCATACCAAATACCATCGGAACTAAAAAATGTATCGGAAATTCCTAAAAATGCTATGGGAAAAGTCAACAAAAAGGAAATAGTTAAACGCTTATTTAATGGAAGAAAAGTATGA